The sequence AGCAGGGATGTCTGTGGCTCGTACAGCAGGTCGTTTTCGATGCCGGCGAAGCCCGGGCGCATGGAGCGCTTAAGGAAGACCACCTGCCGCGCGTCGGCCACTTCCAGGATGGGCATGCCGTAAATCGGGGACCCGGAGGACGTCTTGGCGGCCGGGTTCACCACGTCGTTGGCACCCACCACCAAGGCCACATCGGTGGTCTTGAACTGCGGGTTGATCTCGCCCATTTCCTTGAGCGACTCGTACGGAACGTTGGCTTCGGCCAGGAGCACATTCATGTGTCCGGGCATCCGGCCGGCCACAGGATGGATGGCAAAGTCCACTTCGATCCCTCGGGCCTCCAGGGCCAGCGCCAACTCGGCGGCAGTATGCTGGCCCTGCGCCACCGCCAGCCCGTAGCCGGGGACGATGATCACGCGCTGGGCATACCCCAGCAGCACCGCCACGTCTTCAGCCGAGGACGACCGGACCGGACGTTCGCTCACGGCCGTGGACCCCGCCGTCGAACCTCCACGGAAAGCGCCGAACAGGATGCCCGCCACGCTCCGGCCCATGGCGGCCGCCATGGCCCGGGTGAGGATGGTGCCCGAGGCGCCCACCAGCGTGCCGGCCACCACCAGCAGGACGTTGCCGAGCACCACGCCGGACGCCGCGACGGCCAGGCCGGTGAAGGCGTTGAGCAGCGAGATGACGATGGGCACGTCCGCGCCGCCCACGGGCAGCACCAGCAGGACGCCCGCGGCAAGGCCCAGGACCAGCAGCAGGACCGCAAGGGGCAGCGACCCGGAAACGACGACGGCGACGCCGGAGCCCACTGCCGCCAGCAGCACCACCGACATCACCACGGGCAGCCCGGGGAACACCACGGGCCGGGTGGTCATCAGCTCCTGCAGCTTGGCGAACGTGATCCCGGAACCGGCGAAGGACACCGCACCCACCAAGAGCGTGAAAACGATGGCCACGCGGACCCACGGTTCCCCCGCATGGCCCAGCTCGAGGAGGGCCACCAGGGCGGCAGCGCCGCCGCCCACCCCGTTGAACAGGGCCACGAGCTGCGGCATCTGCGTCATTTTCACCCGCCGCGCCACGGGTGCCGCCACCGCGGAACCCACGGCGATGGCGGCCAGGATCCAGGGGACGTTCTCCAGCCGGGCGGACAGGAAGACGGTGATGACGGCGATCAGCGCCCCAAGTGCCCCCACCAGGTTTCCGCGGCGTGCCGTACGGGGGGAACTGAGTCCGCGCAGGGCCAGGATGAAGCAGACCGCGGCGGCGAGGTAGAGCAGTGAGGTCCAGACGGGGTCGAGGAGGCTCATTTACTGCCTGCCTTGGGCTGGGCGCCTGCCTTGACCGGATCCTTCTTGGCATGGAACATGTGCAGCATCCGGTCCGTCACCACGAACCCGCCCACCAAGTTGGCGGTGGCGAGGACGACGGCGACGAGCGCCACCGCGAGAACCCACGGGTCGGCCGCCTGGCCGGCGACGATGATGGCCCCTACCAGGATGATCCCGTGGATGGCGTTGGCGCCGGACATCAACGGCGTGTGCAGGGTGCTGGAGACCTTGGAGACCACCTCGAAGCCAACGAACACCGCCAGCACGGTGATGGTCAGCAGGGCGATTCCATCCATCAGCGTGTTCCTTCCTGCCCGGCCGCTGCCGTGGCCGTCCGGGCCGCGAGCAGGTCCGCGGTGGGCCGGTGCCGCACTTCCCCGGCGTGGGTGAGGCACGCACCGGCCACCACTTCGTCCCCGAAATCCAGCGCGAGGTGCCCGTCCTGGACCAGGAGTGCCAGCAGGTTGGCCACGTTCTTGGCGTACAGGCGGGAGGCGTCCGACGCCATCGCGGAGGCCGGATCCTTCAAGCCGACCAGGGTGATGTGCCCGGTTCCGTCGGCGGTGGGTATGGGGATGTCCCGGCCGGGCACGGAGCCTTCCACGTTGCCGCCGGACTCGGCGGCGAGGTCGACGACGACCGATCCCGGGCGCATGCCCTGCACCATCTCGCGGGTCACCAGGAGGGGCGCCGGGCGCCCGGGAACGGCCGCCGTCGTAATCAGGACGTCCGACTCCGCCACGTGGGGTGCCAGCAGCTGCCGCTGCCGGGTGCCGGCATCGGAACTCAGTTGCCGTGCGTAGCCGCCGGCCGCTTCAGCAGTCTCCAGGTCCAGCCGGATGAAGGTGCCACCCATGGACGCGACCTCGTCGGCGGAGGCAGGGCGGATGTCGTTCGCGAAGACGCGCGCACCCAGCCGTTTGGCGGTGCCTATCGCCTGCAGCCCTGCCACGCCGGCACCAAGCACCAGGACGCGGGCGGGCGGGATGGTCCCTGCCGCGGTCATGTAGAGCGGGAAGAACCGGGGCAGCCTGATGGCGGCCTCCAGGACGCACCGGTAGCCGGCCACCAGGGCCTGGGAGGTCAGGGCGTCCATGGACTGGGCGCGGGAGATGCGGGGCACCAGTTCCAGGGCGAACGAGGTCACCGCGTTATCAGCGAGCGCCTGGACCGCGGGCAGGTCGGACGACGGCGACGCGAGCCCCACCGTGACGGCTCCCTTGTGCAGGGACGCGGCGGTGTTCGGGTCAAGGGGCCGGACATGGGCCAGGACATCCAGGGCCGTTGTGTCCAGTACGGGGACGATGGTGGCACCGGCCTGCTGATAGCCCGCATCGGCATGCCCGGCGCCGTCCCCCGCCCCGGTTTCCACCAGGACGTCCAGTCCCATCGCCACCAGCTGCCTGACGGTATCAGGAGTGGCGGCGACGCGCCGCTCGCCCTCCCTGCGTTCCCGCGGAATCCCCAGTTTCACCCGCCGACTCCTCTTCCTGACGAGCTGTGCAGCGGCTCTGCTGCACGCAGTTGGCTTGAGTCTAGAGCGCGGCGGCCCGCGGCGGGAGTAGCCGGCGGGGAGGTTGTGGGTAACGATTCGCCTGTCAGGCCGCGCCTCCCATGCTGCGGCGGCCCCTGGCCAGACCGGCTGCGGGTTACTTGTTGCTGGCGCGGATGGCGTCCGCCACGCTTTCCAGGTGGACCCGCATGGCCTCGGCGGCGGCATCGGCATCATGCGCGCAGACGGCATCAATGACGGCAAGGTGCTGCGGGAGCGAGACGGCCGGGCGCCCCGGCTGGCGCGCCAGGCGGAACTGGAAGCGGACCGCCTGTCCGCGCAGGCGCTGGATGGTGGCTGCGGCGGTCTTCTGCGCACTCATGGCGATGATCTTTTCGTGCATCGCCTGGTTGCCTTCCGAGTAGGACTCACGGTCTCCGCGGTCCACGGCGCCCTGCATCCGGGCGGCCAGCTCCTGCAGCTCTTCAATGTCCCTCTCGGTGGCCCGTTCCGCGGCTTTGCGGGCACACAACGCCTCCAGCGCAGCCCGCACCTCGGTGATTTCAACGGCCTCGTCCACTGAGACGGCGCGCACCCTGGCGCCGCGGTTCTGGACCCGTTCCACCAGGCCTTCCACGCTCAACTCCGAGAGGGCCACCCTGATGTTCCCGCGGCTTGCTCCGTACTCGGCAGCGAGGTCCCCTTCCACCAGGCGCTGGTTGGGAACCAGCTCACCGCTGACGATGGCGGTGCGCAGCAGCTCCGCGAGCTCGGCAGCCGTGAGGGCCCGGCCCGTTCCATCCACGGTTTCCACTGCCCACCATCTCCCTGCTCGGCCGGTTGCCACATTTGCTGACGATTTTCCGGATTCAGCGTACTCCAGACTTGTCCGCCTGGGCCCGGGAAACCATTGATTGTTAACTATATTGCTGACAACATTTGCATGTGCGGTTATCGAGTTAGAACGGCGCCGTTTGGCAGGCGCCCCTGCCAGGAGCATGCGCGATGATTATTGACATCCACGGCCACTACACCACGGCCCCGGCCGCCCTCGGGTTGTGGCGTGACCGGCAGGTGGCGGCCCTGGAGGATCCTTCACTGGCGCCGTCCCGCACCGACCTGTCCATTTCCGACGACGACCTGCGTGAAAGCATCGAGGCGAACCAGCTGCGGCTCATGGACGAACGCGGCATCGACCTCACCGTCTTCTCACCGCGCGCGTCCTTCATGGCGCACCATGTCGGTTCCCTCGCAACCTCGGCGGAGTGGGCTGCCATCTGCAACGAACTCTGCCACCGGGTCAGCCGGCTCTACCCCGGGAGGTTCGTCCCGGCCGCCATGCTCCCCCAGTCCCCCGGCGTGGACACCGAAACCTGCCTCCCCGAGCTCACCCGCTGCGTGGAGGAATACGGGGCGGTGGCGCTGAACCTGAACCCCGACCCGTCCGGCGGGCACTGGACTGCCCCGCCCCTGACGGACCGGTACTGGTATCCCGTCTACGAGAAGATGGTTGAGTACGGCGTCCCTGCCATGGTCCACGTCAGCACCAGCATCAACGCCGCCTTCCACACCACCGGCGCGCACTACCTCAATGCGGACACCACCGCTTTCATGCAGCTCATCCAGGGGACCTGTTCAAGGACTTCCCCACCCTGAAGCTCATCATTCCCCATGGCGGCGGCGCAGTGCCCTACCACTGGGGGCGCTTCCGTGGGCTTGCCATGGCCCTGGGGAAGCCCACGCTGGAAGAGCACCTGCTGGGAAATGTCTTCTTCGACACCTGCGTGTACCACCAGCCCGGAATCGACCTCCTGCTGGAAGTCATCCCCACGCAGAACATCCTCTTTGCCTCCGAAATGATCGGCGCGGTCCGGGACATCGATCCGTGGACGGGCCACCATTTCGACGACACGGCACGCTACATCGACGCCGCCGGCCTCGACGAGGCCGAACTCGGCGCCATCCACGAACACAACGCACGTACCGTCTATCCGCGCCTTGACGCCCTGCTCAAGCGGCAGGGCCGGTGAGACGCCGTCGAAGGGAGCCACGATGCAGGAACTTGGGGTAGTCCATACCAACATCACCCGCGCACCGGAGGACGCCGTCAAGGCCCTCTCCGCCTTCGGCGTCAGCACGGTCCATGAAGCCATGGGCAGGCTGGGCCTCATGCGCCCCTACATCCGCCCCGCCTACCCCGCTGCCACCCTGTGCGGCACCGCCGTGACCGTCCTGCTCCAGCCCGGCGACAACTGGATGCTGCATGTTGCGGCCGAACAGGTCCGGCCCGGTGACGTGGTGGTGGCCGGCTGCACCACCGAGTGCGAGGACGGCTTCTTTGGCGAACTGCTGGCAACATCGCTCCGGGCCCGGGGCGCAGCCGGCCTGGTCATTGATGGCGGCTGCCGCGATGTGGCAGCCCTCCAGGCCATGGACTTTCCCGTGTTCAGCCGGGCCATCAACTCAAAGGGCACCGTCAAGGCCACCCTCGGCTCAGTGAACATCCCGGTGGTCTGCGCCAACGCACTGGTGAACCCCGGGGACGTGGTGATTGCCGACGTCGACGGCGTGGCAGTGGTCCCCGCCTCCCGCGCCGCCGACGTTGCGGAAGCCGCGCGGAAACGCGAAGACAACGAGAAAGCCAAGCGTGGGCGTTTTGCCAGCGGGGAACTGGGGCTCGACATCTACAGCATGCGCGGACCGCTGGCGGAAGCCGGACTGCGGTACGTGGACTGAAGCCCGGGCTCCCGTTATCCCCGGGCGGTAAGGTCGGCGGAAATCAGCTTGGCGGTGGCAACGATCTCCTGCGCCACCGATGCCAGGTACGCCTGCGGGTCCGGTTTGGCCTCCACGGACTGGGCCTGCAGCGACACGTTCACGGCCGCCACCACCTTGGCTCCGTCATACACCGGCGCGGCCACGGACATCAGGCCCAGCTCCAGTTCCTGGTTCAGCAGGCACCAGCCCTGGGCCCGGACTCTGTCCAGCACCGCCACCAACTGGTCCACGGAGCCCAGGGCGCGCGGAGTGAGCGGCCTGACCTCGGCGGACGCGAGGTAGGCCTTCAGGTCCGCGGGCGGAAGGTAGGCCAGCAGCACCCGCCCCATCGAGGTGGCATAGGCGGGGAACCTGGTACCCACGGTGATGCCAACCGTCATGATCCGGCGGCTGGTCACCCGCGCAATGTAGGCGATGTCCGTTCCGTCCAGCACCGCCGCGGACGTGGATTCGCCCAGCTTGAGGGACAGTTCCTCCAGGTGCGGCTGTGCCAGCTGCGGCAGCGACAGCCCCGAAAGGTACGCGTACCCCAGCTGGAGGACCTTGGCGGTCAGCGCAAAGGTCTTGCCGTCGGTCCGCACGTAGCCGAGCTCCACCAGCGTGTGCAGGAAGCGGCGCGCCGTGGCCCGTGTCAGGCCGGTGCGGGAGGCGACCTCGGTGAGCGTCATGACCGGACGGTCGGCGTCGAAGGCACGGATTACCGCCAGCCCCCGGGCCAGCGACTGGACATACTGGTCGCCGGCCTGCGGGGCGGGCCTGGTGTCGGTACCTGCGGCGTCGGTCATGGTTACCAATCCTAGGATGCGCGCGGGTCCTGGCGTTCGGCGGGTGCGGCCTTGAGCGGGACCGGGACAAGTTCCTGGAGTTCCTCGAGGGTGCAGCCGAAGGTTTCGCGGACGCTGACGCCGTCCGGGCCGGTGAGGAACACTCCCTTGTCTGTGTAGACGCGGGTGACGCAGCCGACGCCGGTGACCGGGTAGGTGCAGGCGTCCACGATCTTTGAGGCGCCGTCGCGGGTCAGGAGGGTCATCATGACGAAGACGTCCTTGGCGCCGGTTGCCAGGTCCATGGCACCGCCGACGGCGGGAATCGCCCCGGGTGCCCCGGTGTGCCAGTTCGCCAGGTCCCCGGTGGCGGAGACCTGGAAAGCACCCAGGACGCAGATGTCCAGGTGGCCGCCGCGCATGATCGCGAACGAGTCCGCGTGGTGGAAGTAGGATGCGCCGGGCAGTTCGGTGACGGGGATCTTGCCGGCGTTGATCAGGTCCTCGTCGATCTCCCCGCCCTTGGCTTCCGGGCCCATGCCGAGCATGCCGTTCTCCGTGTGGAGGGTGATGTTCTGTTCCTCGGTGAGGTAGTTGGACACCAGGGTGGGCTGGCCGATGCCCAGGTTCACGAAGGACCCGGGCGCGATGTCCCTGGCCACCAGGCGGGCCAGGTCATCGCGGCCCAGGGGCGTCGCCGAGGTCTGGAGGGACTTTTCGTTGGACTGCACGCTCATCTCAGGCAACCTTTTCTGCTGCGCTGCCGCTGCCGGCAACTTTGACGATGCTGTTGACGTAGATCCCCGGGGTGACCACGTTTTCCGGGTCCAGGCCGCCGGTGGGGACGATCTCGGACACCTGGACGATGGTGTGCTTCGCCGCGGCGGCCATGATGGGGCCGAAGTTCCGGGCCGTCTTGCGGTATACCAGGTTGCCCTTCCCGTCCGCCTTCAGGGCCTTGATCAGGGCCACATCGGCGTGGATGGGGGTTTCGAAGACCTGCCCGCGGCCGTCAATGATGCGGGTTTCCTTGCCCTCGGCCAGCATGGTGCCGTACCCGGTGGGGGTGAAGAACCCGCCGATGCCGGCGCCGGCGGCGCGGATGCGTTCGGCGAGGTTGCCCTGCGGGACGAGTTCGAGTTCGATTTCGCCGGCCTTGTACTTGGCGTCGAAGTGCCAGGAGTCGGACTGCCGCGGGAAGGAGCAGATCATCTTCTTCACCCGGCCCTCCTTGATCAGCAGGGCCAGGCCCTGGTCGCCCTGGCCCGCGTTGTTGTTCACCACGGTCAGGTCCGTGGCGCCGCACTCCAGCAGCGCGTCGATCAGTTCGAACGGCTGGCCGGCGTTGCCGAACCCGCCGATCATCACGGTGGAGCCGTCCTTGATGCCGGCCACGGCGTCCTGGACCGAATCTACGAAGTTCAGCATTACTGGTCCTTTCCAGCGGTGACGTTTTCGAGCACGACGGCCAGGGCCTGGCCGACGCCGATGCAGATCGCAGCGACGCCCCAGCGTTCGCCGGAGGCCTGCAGGGACCGGGCCAAGGTGCCCAGGATCCGGGTCCCGGAAGCGCCCAGCGGGTGCCCCATGGCGATCGCTCCGCCGTGCCGGTTCACGATCGAGTGGTCGATCCCCCAGGCGTTGATGCACGCCAGGGACTGCGCGGCGAAGGCTTCGTTAAGTTCGACGGCGCCCACCTGCTCCCAGCCGATGCCCGCCTTTTCGAGGGCCTTGTTCGCGGCCTCGACGGGGGCGTAGCCGAAGTACTGCGGATCATTGGCGTGCGCCCCGCGCCCGGCGATGCGGGCCAGCGGATCCAGCCCCAGCAGCCCGGCGGCCGCCTCGGATCCGATCCACGCCGCGGAGGCGCCGTCGGACAACGGCGACGCGTTGCCCGCGGTGACCGTGCCGTCCTCGGTCCGGAACACGGTTTTGAGCCCGGCGAGTTTCTCGGCGGACGAACCCGCCCGGATGCCTTCGTCCCGGACCAGGTCCGTCCCGGGCACCGGGGCGACCAGGTTGTCATAGAACCCTTCATCCCACGCCGCGGCAGACAGGTTGTGCGAGGCAGCGGCGAACTCGTCCTGCGCCTCCCGGGTCACGCCGTACTTCTCGCGGAGCCGCTCGGTGGCCTCCCCCAGGGAGATGGTCCACTCCTTCGGCATCGCCTTGTTCACCAGCCGCCAGCCCAGCGTGGTGGAGGCCAGGGTCATGTCCCCGGCCGGGTACGGCTTTTCCGTCTTGGGCAGCACCCACGGGGCACGGGACATCGACTCGGCCCCGCCCACCAGCATCAGGTCGGCGTCGCCGGCGTTGACCTGGCGCGAGGCGATGATCGCGGCATCCAGCGAGGAGCCGCAGAGCCGGTTCACCGTGGTGCCCGGGATGGAAACCGGGAGCCCGGCCAGCAGCGTGCCCATCCGCGCGATGTTCCGGTTCTCCTCACCGGCGCCGTTCGCGTTGCCGAACACCACCTCATCGATCCGCTCCACATCGAGTCCCGGTGCACGCTGCACGGACTCCTTGATCACGTGCGCCGCAAGGTCATCCGGACGGACGGCCGCGAGGCCCGAGCCGAACTTGCCAAAGGGGGTGCGCACGGCGTCGTACACAAAAGCCTGGTTCATACGGTGGTATCCATTTCTCGAAAGACCTGCTGGGCGGTCTTGAAGGCGGTGTTGGCGGAGGGGACTCCGCAGTAGATGGCGGTCTGCAGCAGGATTTCCTTGATCTCGTCCCTGCTGAGGCCGTTCCGGAGGGCGGCGCGGATGTGCATGGCCAACTCCTCCCAGTGTCCGTGCGCCACCATGGCGGTGATGGTGACCGCGGAGCGCATCTGGCGGGTCAGGCCGGGCCGGGTCCAGATTCCGCCCCAGGCGATGCGGGTGATCATGTCCTGGAAGTCGTCGGTGAATTCATCTTTGTTGGCGTTGGCCCGGTCCACGTGCGCGTCGCCGAGCACTTCGCGCCGGACCACCATGCCGCCGTCGTAGATTTCCTGGCTGGTGGCACCGGGCTGGACCACTCCATGGCGCTCCAGGCCGCCCCCCTCAGCGCCGCTCACTTGGCGGCCTGCCGTGATTCGGCCCAGGTGGCCAGGCTGCGCATCAGGTCCGCGACGTGGGCCGGGGCCTCCGCGGGTGCCAGGTGCGAGATGCCCTCCACGGTCACCGCCGTCGCAGTGCCTCCCGCTGCGGTGATACCCCCTGCCACTTCCTCGGCCATGGCGGGGGTGGCGACGCCGTCCAGGGACCCGGCGATGACCTGGGTGGGGACGGTGATGCTGCCCAGCTCCTCCCGGACGTCGAAGGCGGCCAGCGCCTCGCAGCAGAAGGCGTAGCTGAAGCGGTCGGCGTCGCGCAGGGCGTGCAGGAGCCGGCTGCTGAACTCGGGTTCCCGGTCCATGAAGCCGGGCGCGAACCAGCGCTGGGCGGACCCCTGGATCATGACCGGCGTGCCCTGCGTGCGGACGGTTTCCGCGCGCTCCAGCCAGCCTTCGGGGGTGCCGATCTTGGCGCCGCTGTTCTGTACGGAGAGGCTCTTCAGCCGTTCACCGTGCTTGATGCCCAGCTGGAGGCCCACCGCGCCGCCCAGGGAAACCCCGGCATAGTGGAAGTTTTCGCCGGGGGCGATGGAGTCCACCAGGTCCACCACGGCGTCAGCGAGCGCGGCGACGTCGAATCCTTCGCTGGCAGCCGGCGAAACCCCGTGGCCGGGGAGGTCCCAGGCCACCACGTCGTAATCACCGCCGAGCAGGGACGCCACCCTGTTCCACAGGATCGTGGAGGTGCCCAGGGACGGCCCTGCCACGATCAGGGGGTGGTCGCCCAGGGGACGTTGGGGGGACAGCAGCGCTGCCTTCAAGGCCGGCTTAGCCACGGGAAGCTCCATTCGCGTCGGTGGTGGTGGAATCAAATTCGGGGTAGGCGGCAAGGATGCGGCGGGTAATCTCCGCCGATTGGCCCAGGTAGCTGGCGGGGTCCAGGAGTTCCTCCAGCCGGGCGTCAGG comes from Pseudarthrobacter sp. NIBRBAC000502770 and encodes:
- a CDS encoding amidohydrolase family protein, producing the protein MIIDIHGHYTTAPAALGLWRDRQVAALEDPSLAPSRTDLSISDDDLRESIEANQLRLMDERGIDLTVFSPRASFMAHHVGSLATSAEWAAICNELCHRVSRLYPGRFVPAAMLPQSPGVDTETCLPELTRCVEEYGAVALNLNPDPSGGHWTAPPLTDRYWYPVYEKMVEYGVPAMVHVSTSINAAFHTTGAHYLNADTTAFMQLIQGTCSRTSPP
- a CDS encoding 3-oxoacid CoA-transferase subunit A; this translates as MLNFVDSVQDAVAGIKDGSTVMIGGFGNAGQPFELIDALLECGATDLTVVNNNAGQGDQGLALLIKEGRVKKMICSFPRQSDSWHFDAKYKAGEIELELVPQGNLAERIRAAGAGIGGFFTPTGYGTMLAEGKETRIIDGRGQVFETPIHADVALIKALKADGKGNLVYRKTARNFGPIMAAAAKHTIVQVSEIVPTGGLDPENVVTPGIYVNSIVKVAGSGSAAEKVA
- a CDS encoding Re/Si-specific NAD(P)(+) transhydrogenase subunit alpha; the protein is MKLGIPRERREGERRVAATPDTVRQLVAMGLDVLVETGAGDGAGHADAGYQQAGATIVPVLDTTALDVLAHVRPLDPNTAASLHKGAVTVGLASPSSDLPAVQALADNAVTSFALELVPRISRAQSMDALTSQALVAGYRCVLEAAIRLPRFFPLYMTAAGTIPPARVLVLGAGVAGLQAIGTAKRLGARVFANDIRPASADEVASMGGTFIRLDLETAEAAGGYARQLSSDAGTRQRQLLAPHVAESDVLITTAAVPGRPAPLLVTREMVQGMRPGSVVVDLAAESGGNVEGSVPGRDIPIPTADGTGHITLVGLKDPASAMASDASRLYAKNVANLLALLVQDGHLALDFGDEVVAGACLTHAGEVRHRPTADLLAARTATAAAGQEGTR
- a CDS encoding thiolase family protein, encoding MNQAFVYDAVRTPFGKFGSGLAAVRPDDLAAHVIKESVQRAPGLDVERIDEVVFGNANGAGEENRNIARMGTLLAGLPVSIPGTTVNRLCGSSLDAAIIASRQVNAGDADLMLVGGAESMSRAPWVLPKTEKPYPAGDMTLASTTLGWRLVNKAMPKEWTISLGEATERLREKYGVTREAQDEFAAASHNLSAAAWDEGFYDNLVAPVPGTDLVRDEGIRAGSSAEKLAGLKTVFRTEDGTVTAGNASPLSDGASAAWIGSEAAAGLLGLDPLARIAGRGAHANDPQYFGYAPVEAANKALEKAGIGWEQVGAVELNEAFAAQSLACINAWGIDHSIVNRHGGAIAMGHPLGASGTRILGTLARSLQASGERWGVAAICIGVGQALAVVLENVTAGKDQ
- a CDS encoding 3-oxoacid CoA-transferase subunit B gives rise to the protein MSVQSNEKSLQTSATPLGRDDLARLVARDIAPGSFVNLGIGQPTLVSNYLTEEQNITLHTENGMLGMGPEAKGGEIDEDLINAGKIPVTELPGASYFHHADSFAIMRGGHLDICVLGAFQVSATGDLANWHTGAPGAIPAVGGAMDLATGAKDVFVMMTLLTRDGASKIVDACTYPVTGVGCVTRVYTDKGVFLTGPDGVSVRETFGCTLEELQELVPVPLKAAPAERQDPRAS
- a CDS encoding NAD(P) transhydrogenase subunit alpha; the encoded protein is MDGIALLTITVLAVFVGFEVVSKVSSTLHTPLMSGANAIHGIILVGAIIVAGQAADPWVLAVALVAVVLATANLVGGFVVTDRMLHMFHAKKDPVKAGAQPKAGSK
- a CDS encoding IclR family transcriptional regulator C-terminal domain-containing protein, which codes for MTDAAGTDTRPAPQAGDQYVQSLARGLAVIRAFDADRPVMTLTEVASRTGLTRATARRFLHTLVELGYVRTDGKTFALTAKVLQLGYAYLSGLSLPQLAQPHLEELSLKLGESTSAAVLDGTDIAYIARVTSRRIMTVGITVGTRFPAYATSMGRVLLAYLPPADLKAYLASAEVRPLTPRALGSVDQLVAVLDRVRAQGWCLLNQELELGLMSVAAPVYDGAKVVAAVNVSLQAQSVEAKPDPQAYLASVAQEIVATAKLISADLTARG
- a CDS encoding amidohydrolase family protein; this encodes MPYHWGRFRGLAMALGKPTLEEHLLGNVFFDTCVYHQPGIDLLLEVIPTQNILFASEMIGAVRDIDPWTGHHFDDTARYIDAAGLDEAELGAIHEHNARTVYPRLDALLKRQGR
- the ligK gene encoding 4-carboxy-4-hydroxy-2-oxoadipate aldolase/oxaloacetate decarboxylase, whose product is MQELGVVHTNITRAPEDAVKALSAFGVSTVHEAMGRLGLMRPYIRPAYPAATLCGTAVTVLLQPGDNWMLHVAAEQVRPGDVVVAGCTTECEDGFFGELLATSLRARGAAGLVIDGGCRDVAALQAMDFPVFSRAINSKGTVKATLGSVNIPVVCANALVNPGDVVIADVDGVAVVPASRAADVAEAARKREDNEKAKRGRFASGELGLDIYSMRGPLAEAGLRYVD
- a CDS encoding alpha/beta fold hydrolase, producing MAKPALKAALLSPQRPLGDHPLIVAGPSLGTSTILWNRVASLLGGDYDVVAWDLPGHGVSPAASEGFDVAALADAVVDLVDSIAPGENFHYAGVSLGGAVGLQLGIKHGERLKSLSVQNSGAKIGTPEGWLERAETVRTQGTPVMIQGSAQRWFAPGFMDREPEFSSRLLHALRDADRFSYAFCCEALAAFDVREELGSITVPTQVIAGSLDGVATPAMAEEVAGGITAAGGTATAVTVEGISHLAPAEAPAHVADLMRSLATWAESRQAAK
- a CDS encoding GntR family transcriptional regulator translates to METVDGTGRALTAAELAELLRTAIVSGELVPNQRLVEGDLAAEYGASRGNIRVALSELSVEGLVERVQNRGARVRAVSVDEAVEITEVRAALEALCARKAAERATERDIEELQELAARMQGAVDRGDRESYSEGNQAMHEKIIAMSAQKTAAATIQRLRGQAVRFQFRLARQPGRPAVSLPQHLAVIDAVCAHDADAAAEAMRVHLESVADAIRASNK
- the pcaC gene encoding 4-carboxymuconolactone decarboxylase; protein product: MSGAEGGGLERHGVVQPGATSQEIYDGGMVVRREVLGDAHVDRANANKDEFTDDFQDMITRIAWGGIWTRPGLTRQMRSAVTITAMVAHGHWEELAMHIRAALRNGLSRDEIKEILLQTAIYCGVPSANTAFKTAQQVFREMDTTV
- a CDS encoding NAD(P)(+) transhydrogenase (Re/Si-specific) subunit beta, whose protein sequence is MSLLDPVWTSLLYLAAAVCFILALRGLSSPRTARRGNLVGALGALIAVITVFLSARLENVPWILAAIAVGSAVAAPVARRVKMTQMPQLVALFNGVGGGAAALVALLELGHAGEPWVRVAIVFTLLVGAVSFAGSGITFAKLQELMTTRPVVFPGLPVVMSVVLLAAVGSGVAVVVSGSLPLAVLLLVLGLAAGVLLVLPVGGADVPIVISLLNAFTGLAVAASGVVLGNVLLVVAGTLVGASGTILTRAMAAAMGRSVAGILFGAFRGGSTAGSTAVSERPVRSSSAEDVAVLLGYAQRVIIVPGYGLAVAQGQHTAAELALALEARGIEVDFAIHPVAGRMPGHMNVLLAEANVPYESLKEMGEINPQFKTTDVALVVGANDVVNPAAKTSSGSPIYGMPILEVADARQVVFLKRSMRPGFAGIENDLLYEPQTSLLFGDAKDSLAQVLGAVKAL